The genomic segment GGGCCCACCAGTGCTGTTCACGCTCGGTTTGCTGGTCTAGACCATAAAAAGGGCCGTCCTGGCAGAAATAGACCAGATCCTGGCGGTATTCACCACGCAGCAAATCACCACGGGCCCGGCGCAGGGCTTCGCAGTGGGTGGGCCACCAGGCCTTATTTTCCGCCTCGATCTGCTCGCGGCTAAAGCTGCCATCGATCTCGGGCAGGCTGGGCTGCTTGAGGGCGATGAAATCCTCTGCCTGCTTGATCAGGCTCTCACCCTGCTGGGTGCTAACTAGGCCGGGCCTGGAGAAGTCTGCGGACAACTCCTGGTAGTAGTTCTTAGCCATTGATAAAGGGATCGGAATGGTCGTCAGGGGGGCAGAAGCCCCAGTCGATGCTTGAGGAAGCGTGCACCCTCGAGCACGATCGTTTCCGAATCAGCACCGAAGGAGCGCCAACTGCGCGTGCGCCGTGCAATCACAGGGTGGCTGGGATCGAAGGTTTCAATGCTTACCAGCATGGTGGCCGGAAAGGTGGCTAACCAGCTCAGCAACTCGGGCCAATCAAGGTGGCATTGGCCTAGGGGTCCACGGTTGGCACCACAGAGATGCACGTGGGTGGTGCCGGCTCGATGGCTGGCCAGATCTTGATAAAGGTGGCCCTGCTCCATGTTGGCGTGAAAAATGTCGACCAGGATCCCAACGTGGGCAAGATCGACGGCGCGGCAAACCTCTGACACCTGCTCGAAGGTGTTAAGCAAGCTGCTCTGATAGCGATTGAGGGGCTCAATACTGAAGGGAATCCCGGCCTGGGCCAGGTCGTGGCGCAGCTCCAGATAGCTATCAATTAACCGATGGCGATCATCGGCGGAGGAGGGCTCCGCCGCGGGGCTGGAAAGATCCCCGTGGATCGGGCCGGAGAGCTTCAAAGCTCCGCAGGCCTGGGCAAACTCCAAAAGACGCCGCACGTGGTCCTGGGCGCCACGGCGAATGGCCCCATCGGCACTGGCCAGACTGAGACCCCTGGGTAAACCTGAACAGAGCGTCACCGGCAGACCGTGCTCAGCGGAAAGGCGACTAACCAGCGCAGGCGTCAGACCGGCCAGGTCGTAACTGGCAAGTTCCACAAAGTCGACAGAGGAACCCGCCAACCTGGGCATCAGCGATTGGAGCTCGCCATCGGTAATACCTGGCGACCAGGCAAAGGTGTGGGCTCCGATCAGCACCATGGGATCGAGGTGGAGGGTTAGCCCTTGCGGGACACGGTTTTAATCAATTCAGCAACGGCCTCGGGCGCCTCCTCTGGCAGATAGTGGCCGCAACCGGGCAACACACCGCCGCTAACGGCGGGATCGCAGGCCTGCAGAGAACGGAGAAAATTATCTGCGGTGGCCTTTTCACCCCCGTAAACCACCAGCGGACGTTCGAATCGATGCTCACGGTGGGCCTCGGCGAAGGCCCGATTAGCTTCAACGGCGCGGTAAAAGTTGAAGCCGGCGGTCATCGCTCCGGGGCGGCTGTAGGCCTGCACATAGTGGGAAACTGCCTCAACTGTCATGGCACCGGCCACCGCTGATTTGGTGCGGAAATACCAACCCAAATATTCGGCCTCGCGGCCAGCGGTAAGCAGCTCGGGCATCTCGGCCATGGCGTGGAAGTGGAACTGCCAGGTGCGCGAGCCAGGCCTGGGCATGTAGGCCTCCGTTGGGGCCAGGCCAATCAGGGCCGCATCCAACAACAAGCTGCTGGTGAGCCGATGGGGATGGAGCACCGACAGGGCATAGGCCACCCAGGCCCCCACATCGTGGCCAACCAGAGTTAAAGAATCGATCTGCCTGTAGCTGAGGTAGGCCTCGACCTCAGCGGCCACCGCCTCAATGCTGAAGTTGCTCTCCAGGGCAAGGCTCGTCTCACCCTGGCCCTTCAGATCAAGGGCAATCACGCGATAGTCAGCACTGAGCAGGGGCATGACCCGGCGCCAAGCGAAGCAGGTCTGGGGCCAGCCGGCCAGTAGCAACAGCACGGGGCCTTCGCCGTCCTCCACGGAATGGAAGCGCAGCTCTCCCACCTGGTCGTAGCGATGCTGGGCTGTGGCAGGAAAACTCTCAGCAGCCATCGTTGCGGGCCCTCAGCGAAATCATTCGCATTGTGATGGCAAGTTGCACTTCCTGCAGCAGAGCCCTACAAAAGAATGAAATTCTCCAATGGGTATTCGTGCAAAAGCAACCGAGCCAAAGGTTCCATTGGAGGGCCTTGGCAACCAGACTGCTGGCACTGGCAGTGGTGCTGGTAATGGGCCTGTGGGGGGTGCAGCCAAGCCTGGCCGCCAGCAACGAACAGGTAAGGGTGGTCGGCAGGCTGCCAATGCAGCTTAGCACCACTGAAAGGCAGGAATTTGAACACCAAACCATGGACCTGGCCAAAATCACCCGGGCCGAGGATGGGGTAATCCAGTACTCCTGTAATGCCGACATTGAGAAGCCCGGCACCTACGTGTTCGATGAGATCTGGCCGAGCGAACAGGCCCTTAACGACCATCTCAACACAGACCATTTCAAACAGTGGTGGGCCTGGGTTGAACCCCACCTAAATGGAGATCTGGTAATCAACATCGCCGATACAAGACAATTCCATAGCGTCTCCTAAAGATTGCTAACTCCATGAATGATCCGCAGACTTTCCTGGCCACCAAGGAGGTGGATTTTAGGCAAGAATTCATCTACTTCATTATCGTTGATCGCTTCTTCGATGGCAGCGCCGACAATGAGGAACGCAAGGGGTTTGGGATCGGGGGGAACGGGCGGGGCTACTCGACAAAACCTGGATGGAATGGGGTAAGTACTGGGGCGGCAATCTACAGGGAATCATCGACAAAGTTGAATACCTCAAGGCCCTAGGAGTAACCGCCGTATGGCTTTCACCGCTATTTGAGCAGGTGGATGACATGCAGTTCAACCGAGCACCAATGCACGGCTATTGGGCACGCGACTTCAAACGGATCAACCCACGCTTCCTTCCCCAGGGGGAGTCGGCCAGCCTGGGAAGCTCAGAGACCCTGAAAAGACTGGTGGAAACCCTCCATGACTCAGGCATCAAATTGATATTAGACGTGGTCTGCAACCACAGCTCACCAGACATAAATGGGAGCAAGGGAATTGTGCTTGATGATGGAAAACCATTTGCCAACTTCCACAGCGACGAGGCAAACCTATATCACCACAACCCAGAAATCACAGACTGGCAAGATGAATACCAACTGATCAACCATGAAATGTGTGGCCTAGCCACATTCAACGAAAATAATATCAACTTCAGAAATTACATCAAAGATGCCATCAAAGCCTGGATAGACATTGGGGTTGATGCCCTTCGGGTGGACACCCTCAAGCATATGCCCTTATGGTTTTGGCAGGAATTCACAATAGACATCAAACGCCACAAACCTGAAATATTCCTATTTGGAGAATACGGGTTTAGCAAACCCTGGGATCAACGATCAGTTGCATACGCCAATCACAGCGGCATGTCAATCTTGGACTTTGGCCTCTGTGATGCCATTCGCTTTGCCTTTTCAAACCAGCAACCGGGAGGGTTTAAACTGATAGAGAAGGTATTGGCCATGGATGAGGTCTACAAACGTGCCAACGAATTGGTGACGTTCATAGACAACCACGACATGCCTCGATTTCTATCCATTGTAAGCGACTCCAAAAAACTTGACCTGGCATTGGTGTTACTAATGACACTACGCGGAGTGCCATGCCTTTTCTATGGAACAGAACAATACCTCCACAACAACACTGACGGAGGGGAGGATCCCTACAACCGACCGATGATGGAATGCTGGGATCAGAACAGCCGTCCATACCAATTAATCAGCAGGCTTGTTCAGCTACGCCGTACAAACCAGTCCCTAACAATGGGAAACCACCAGCAGCGATATGTGGACCAAAGTCTCTATGCCTTCAGCCGCCACTATCGCGACAGCCATGTGCTCGTAATATTAAACCAAGGATCAGCCACCCAAATTAGCCTGAACGAAACTGGCCTGCCAAATGGTTTACATACCTGCAAGCTCACTGGAGAGGTGCTAGAGCAAAAAAATGGCCTCATCAACAACGTGGCCATGCCAGAGTATTCCGCAAGGGTGTTCAGTGTGGAGGGCCTAAGGGTGCAGGGCCAGGTGGTAGGGGTATTTCAGTTAAACGGATACCACAGCCAGCCTGGTCAACGGATCGCAATCACAGGCAGTTGTCCCGAGCTGGGCGAATGGGACCACAGCCTGAGTTACGGCATGGAGTATGTAAACAGCAACACATGGATTGCGGAAGTTGCCTTCAACGCCTCTGCCGGGGTCTCGATCGCGTTTAAATTTGTGGTAATGAATCAAAACAGAGCTGAAGTTATAGAAAATATTGTGAGCCGAAATCAATTATTACCCAACCAAGGCCGAATAAAGCTGGATTGCATCTGGAATGACGATTAAACCAAGCGCAAACCCTCAATAGGCCTAAAACAATACGAACTCTTACAAAATTGGGCAGCGTTGCGCTGTCTAAATATCATGGAAAAATATCGATCATCACAAACTTGAAATCCATTTCTCAGAAATTAAGGAAGCTGCCTGGGCCAAGGCAAGTTGCAATGGTGGCAATTGCATTAGTAGCAGCCACGGTCTTATTTGGTCAGGCACCCGTGCTAGCGCAATTCAGGGAACTATTCACGCCAATTCCTCAAACGGCGGTACTCAAACGGGGTGCCACTGAAAGAGTCGACCACGACTTTACCAGTTCGGGCGGAGTGAAATTAAAGATGCCGCGATTTCTCAAGAATCCCAGGCAATTCACCACAGCTGGAGGTGATGTCTTGGTGATGCTTAGAACGCCTGGGGATACCTGCGGCCTATACGAACTCAGCGAAACCATTGCACCCAATGATGCGGGGCCACCGCCCCACTTCCATTTCGCATCCTCCGAGTGGTTCCTTCCTACAGAGCCATCCACATTTCGAATCTACGGCACCCAGGAGGCAAACCCCCTCACTCCCGGTCAACTCCCCGGTGTCAACGCTCCAACGCCCAAGATGGGTTCCCTGGTGATCGGCAAGGGCGAACTGGTGTATTCACCGAAAGGAACAGTGCATTTCTGGCACAACGAAAGCCCCAATAGGGAAGACATACGCGGCTTTTACAACATCTGGAACCCAGCAAACGGCGTAAACGACTGGTTCGCGGGGGTAAGTGATGTGAACGGCAGCACCGCCGTTCTTCCCCTGCCGGCCCCCCAGGCCACCACACTCCAAACAGCCCTCTGGGGTGTACCCCACGACCCAACCGGTACCTTTGTGGGCCGAAGCGACTACCGCAACATTCGTGGCCCTGTAGCCAGCGATGGGAACCATCTTCAAGAGCTGCAGGAGCTATTCGATCGTGGAGAAGCCTGCTACCCGAAGAGCGGTCCTACAAACACTAAGAAGGTCTAAAGATGGCCAAACACAATGATCTACTGGTACTAGCAGCGAGCTGCGAAAAAATCTAGAGCTGACCCATCACTTTTCAGACGCTGACACCGAGCAAGGTAAGCGAGTAAACGTAATTGATCTCCCCCTACATCCGCCGCCACTTTTCACGCCAAGAAGCCAGCAGCTGGGTTAGCAAGCGGGTGTCATTACACTGCAGGAGCGAATGCTGGCGTCATCACACTGGCTAATTTGCGCGCCAGAGTATAACTGTTCAATCCCACCGGTGTTCACCAGTGCCATCGCCTGGCTTTCGACCCAGGGAGAGGATTTTCGTGCCCTATTCAATGGCCAACCAGTTGCAATTACCAGCCATTCCGGTAGCGGCGGCATTGAATGCCTTTCAGCCCTGCGCATTCAATTGGCCCATCTAGGTGCCCATGTGGCAGGCCGCCAAATGGTATTGCGTGGCGATCAAACTACGAAGCGGGAAAGCATCGAAGCCCTACTAAATACCCTATTTCAAATGCAGCCTGCCTCGCGAAGTGGTAATTATCCAGACCATGCTGCAAATTCAGACTGTTATTGGCTTCCGAACCTATTTAATTTTCATTACCAGCATTGTGAGATCATCGAACTGCTCAGCGTCAGCACGATGCTGGCTAACTGTCTCTGTCATTTGATCCAACAAAGATTTGGCTGTCGTTTCTTTTGGATCAACATTGGCTAGCACGCCCTTAACGCCTTCTAGGCCAAATGATTTATCAGAGGGTGATCTTGAATCCACAAGTCCATCGGTATAGGTAAAGAGAAGCTGGCCGGGCTGCAAATCCGTTGTATTCACTTCGTATTTTGCTCCATCAAAAATACCAATGGCTGGCCCCGTGGTTTTCAATTCATCCAATACGCCTAGTTCTCTGACAATAATTGGCGACTCGTGCCCGGCGCAAACATAGCTCAATTGATTTTTGCTCTTCTCAAAGGCTCCCAAAAAGAGTGTGGCAAACATAGATGATCCAGCATGATTAGTGGCCATATAATTATTAACTTGGGTAATCGCATCATCTAAGGATCTTTCCAATCCCTGATAAGCCAACTCCTTATCTTCATCTAACAATGAATACCTGATCAGGCTTCGAAAAACCGACATGAACAAGGCTGAGGCAATGCCTTTGTCACAGACATCAGCGATTACTACGTATGTAATGTCTCCTGAATCAACAGCATCGTACCAATCGGCACCAATATCGTAGGCAGGATCAAAATCAGCGGCTAGCTCAACATGCTCGGAGCTCGGGAGATCTTCGATAACAAAACTCTTTTGAATATTAGTTGCCGTTTGTATTTGCTGATCAGTAACAGCATGTTCTAGCTGACTAGTCAACAATCTCCTAAGATTATAGCCTGTCTGATTAATATCTTCAAATAGCTTTCCTATTTCATCCTTTCGAATTGTGGCAATTCTAGCCTCAAAATTTCCAGAGCTAAATTCTTTTATTGTTGATGCGGCCAGCTGGATCGGTTCTGCGGCTTTTCTGCAAACCAAGGCAATTACTATTGTTGCTCCTAGGAGGGTAATTAATTGATAGGCTAGCTGCTCCATAATCTGATGCCTAACCGTTGCATAGCTAGATTCCTTATCAGTGATTGCAACCATACTCCACTGACTATCAATTTTCTTTGAATACACAAAGTAATCTCTACCTTCAGATTCCGTCTCCCCAAAATTGCCCCTGACACCTGCATGCAATGCGACTTTCACAAAAGGACCCCATGGGCCTTTCGAGATTTCCGCAGGAGTCTGTAGCGATACTTTGTCATTAACTGATGATTCAGGGAAAATAACATATCCGTCCCGACTAACCATCATGACCTCTAATCCCGTAAAGTCATTATTTTGCAAAGATATAGGTGTATTCCAATGCGCATCTAGTGCACCACTATCTTTGCCATCAGAATCCATAATTTTTACGATTTGATTAAAAACAAGTCCAAGACCGGAATCCTTAGGGGTATCGCTGAGGCCTATGGCAATACTCAAAACTCCGGAGGGAATAGACGAACTTGTGGAGACAGAACTAACCCCTGGTGCATAAACTGGAACACTTTCCACATAACAAGGCTGTCCAATAATGCAGTTCTGGTAGATTCCATAAGCAGGCTCCCCCTGCCTTGATTTAAGGAAATATGACCTGGAAAATGCGTACTTTCTCGTGACAGGTTTTGTTACATTAGTGCCAACAAGCAGGTCGCCATCTCTGCTCCAGAGCCGCCAAGATCTATAGGGAAAAAGAATATTTAATCGGTCAAAAATTTGCTCGGTTTCATCCTGATCAAGCTTTCTAATTGGCGGCGCAAATGAAAGTATCTCAAGTAGCTGCTTTGTGCTTTCCCTCCACTTTGTGATCCCAAAATATACGAAAGAGCCTTGCTCAACAAGCAGTTTCTGGGTTTCTAGTGTCGCCTTTTTTGTATAGTGAATATCTGTGGCAATATTGATCGGAATTAAAATTACTGCCAAGCCCGCCCAGATGCTTACTATCAGCTGGCTACGCAGAGATTTTGGACCGGCAAGGGTTCTAGCCCTAATTTTATTAAGATCTAAATTCTTAATGATTGGCTTATCGGTTACCCAGCTTGTATCTGATCGCTGGGGGCGTTGATTGATAGGGGCCATGGGGGTAAGCGCTTTGGCGAGTGGGCAATCTGAATTTCGCTTGCTCCTCAATTTGCATCATAATCGGGTTCGCTTATTTTTGCAATAATCATTCTCAACCGTTGCGGGGAGGCGCGGCAAAGGTCTTGGGGAACCGGGGCCAGGAGGTGAGAATGCTGAAGGTTGAATCTGGAATTGACAAACGAAATAGGATATTAGTATACTGGCATTAGAATTAGGCTAAATATGAATTTCACTTTCTGCACTTTGGAGTATGAACAAGAAGTAGACGGTCGCTGGATCGCCGAGGCACCGAAACTACCTGGAGTTCTTGCGTACGAGAGTACCTCTGGTGATGCAATTTCAAAAGCGGAAGTCTTAGCCCTTAGTGTTATCGCTGATCGGCTCGAGTATGGCGAATCCAAGCAAGTCAGTATCCAGTTTTAACTACCACTCTCCGCATGAGTAATTGGATGGAAAGTTTAACGCCCGCCAAGCTCACACAAGACCCTAGAACATGCAGAGTATTCAGACTACGTTTTTGCATTCCACGTCGGAGACGAACAGACACTCGACGTAGGCCAGGCCAGAACCGGTCTGCAGGGATGGCATGAATGGACGGATGTAAAAACAGGCCTACGGCCCGAAGCCATTATCAGCGAAACAGGGGGCTAAAGGCGCCTTAGGAGGAATAAGCCCACCTCCAGCTAGAGACAGCTAGAAACTTTCCCTTGAGAGAAAAATTCAGCCGAACTAAGTTGACCATGGGGTTGATTAATCGGTTGACTTAAAGGCCCAAACAACCTCCCAAATCAATTGCAGCGCAGTCGTTCTCATTATGAGAGTAATTGTAAAGCGAAGGCCATCGGTTCAAATCCGTTAGCTGGCTTTTTGGCCCAGATCGGTTGCAGCCCTGTGATGGCAGGGGTTTGGGGGATTCTGGGCAGGGCGCAAGGGCGCTGAGGGTTGATTTTGGGGTTGATTAATTGGGGGGGGCGATTGGCTGGAAGGCTGAATGTTCATGCCTGAGACTTAGTGACCTGTCCAACTTTTGAGGACAATCCCCCTCTGACGGCGTTCAACGCAGATCAAAAAGCAGCAGATCGGCTCCGCCAGTCCCTGCAGTGAAGGTCTGAAATTGACCAGCGTTAAAGCCCAGACCATCCCCCTGCTGCAGAGCATGGTGATCGGCCGTGCCAGCACCATCAATCAGCTGGATCCAGCCCTGATTGCCGCTCTCGATCGCCAGACTGAGCGTCTCGCCTGCATCGGGTTGGGCCCGCCAGAGCCGCACGGGGCGGTTGATGGCCATGGCGCCCTTGGCCTGGCCGGGATCCAGCAGGGGCGTCCAGCCGTTGCCAATGACGAAGAGCTTCTGCCCATAGGCCGGGGCGATACCGGCGCTGCTGGGCTCGATCCAGATCTGCAGCAGCCGGCAGGGCTGGTCACCCTCGTTTACCTCGCTATGCACCACGCCAGTACCGGCACTCATCCGCTGCACTTCCCCGGCCCGCAGCACCTCGGCATGGCCCATCGAATCGCGGTGGTTTAGCTGGCCCTCCACCATCACCGTGACGATCTCCATGTCGCGGTGGGGATGCATGCCGAAGCCTCTGCCGGCGGCGATGGTGTCGTCGTTGATCACCCGCAGGGGGCCATAGCCAATCCAGGCCGGGTCGTAGTGGGAGGAGAATGAAAAGCTGTGCCAGCTGTCGAGCCAATCGAGCTGGCTGTGGAAGCGCTCGGCGGCCGGGCGGAACACCAGATCGGATGCGGTGGTGGTCATGGCTGGGGGGTGCACGCACAGGAGATCTTCACCCTTTGGGAGAGAGCGTGTCTAAGCACTAAATGAAGTTGGTCAATTGACCAACTAGCTGGAGACGCTGCGCGCCTCGTAATTCAATCCAACAATGTCCACCAAAACCAAACCGGGGAATCGGCTACATATCTAACTAATCACCTTGAGCACGTTGATTCGCTTGGTGGAAATCCAACGCGCCACTGCGTCGGTGTCAGCCTTGCTGGGCAGGCAGATGCAGCCCGTGCCCGGTAGGCATGTATGGATGCCAAGGGCAGAGCGGCTGGTCGCGAATCGGGGCTTAAGGGCAATCCACCAGCTACCGCCCCAGGCCTCAGGCCTGTCGATGCCGTAAACACCCATGGGCAGAGGTGCACCATTCCCAGGGCTCCAGCGTCGATCAACACGTTGTGCTTTCAACGTTCCACTGGCTGCGGGCCAGCTGGCAACCGTTAGCGGCCCCTGGCGCACCTGCAGCCGCCAGCGTTGATCGCCGCTAGCAAAGTTGCCGTTCACCCTTTCAAACACCAGTTCGTGGGCTGGTGCACCCCATCCGGCCGGGCTAACCAACAACAGGGCAGCTGCGACCAAAAGGGATTGCATCGAAGCCTTCCTCAGCGTTCTGCACACCAATCTTGCCGGCAGGCGCTGGCGTGAGTCCAGACCCCTCTGAGCCAGAGCCCTTAAAAACCGATCGATTGCCCTCGGGTTGATTAGCGCGGGGGGAGAAGCGTGCGTTACCCCCCCCTGCTGCTATCCCTGGCTGAATCTCCAGGAGCTGCTGCAAGCCACTCACTCTCTTCACGTAGTAATGAATCCCCCAAATCCCATATACCCCATAGACAAAAACCACCCGGGCAACTCAAACAGGGTTTCTTTGCTGGCAGAGGGGGATAACAACGGCAGATCAGCTCTGGCAGAACGGTGCTGGCCCACGACGACATGAAGGCGCGCGTAAACCGTCACCCGGACGCGGCCTCCACCAGATCCGCCGCCGCCACTACGCCCCCAGCTGCCTGATTCTCCGCCTGCAGCCGCCGGGCCTGCTCCCGATAACTTGGATTGCCGAGCATCTCCG from the Cyanobium sp. WAJ14-Wanaka genome contains:
- a CDS encoding sugar phosphate isomerase/epimerase, producing MVLIGAHTFAWSPGITDGELQSLMPRLAGSSVDFVELASYDLAGLTPALVSRLSAEHGLPVTLCSGLPRGLSLASADGAIRRGAQDHVRRLLEFAQACGALKLSGPIHGDLSSPAAEPSSADDRHRLIDSYLELRHDLAQAGIPFSIEPLNRYQSSLLNTFEQVSEVCRAVDLAHVGILVDIFHANMEQGHLYQDLASHRAGTTHVHLCGANRGPLGQCHLDWPELLSWLATFPATMLVSIETFDPSHPVIARRTRSWRSFGADSETIVLEGARFLKHRLGLLPP
- a CDS encoding alpha/beta fold hydrolase, with product MAAESFPATAQHRYDQVGELRFHSVEDGEGPVLLLLAGWPQTCFAWRRVMPLLSADYRVIALDLKGQGETSLALESNFSIEAVAAEVEAYLSYRQIDSLTLVGHDVGAWVAYALSVLHPHRLTSSLLLDAALIGLAPTEAYMPRPGSRTWQFHFHAMAEMPELLTAGREAEYLGWYFRTKSAVAGAMTVEAVSHYVQAYSRPGAMTAGFNFYRAVEANRAFAEAHREHRFERPLVVYGGEKATADNFLRSLQACDPAVSGGVLPGCGHYLPEEAPEAVAELIKTVSRKG
- a CDS encoding putative quinol monooxygenase, which codes for MATRLLALAVVLVMGLWGVQPSLAASNEQVRVVGRLPMQLSTTERQEFEHQTMDLAKITRAEDGVIQYSCNADIEKPGTYVFDEIWPSEQALNDHLNTDHFKQWWAWVEPHLNGDLVINIADTRQFHSVS
- a CDS encoding alpha-amylase family glycosyl hydrolase, yielding MEWGKYWGGNLQGIIDKVEYLKALGVTAVWLSPLFEQVDDMQFNRAPMHGYWARDFKRINPRFLPQGESASLGSSETLKRLVETLHDSGIKLILDVVCNHSSPDINGSKGIVLDDGKPFANFHSDEANLYHHNPEITDWQDEYQLINHEMCGLATFNENNINFRNYIKDAIKAWIDIGVDALRVDTLKHMPLWFWQEFTIDIKRHKPEIFLFGEYGFSKPWDQRSVAYANHSGMSILDFGLCDAIRFAFSNQQPGGFKLIEKVLAMDEVYKRANELVTFIDNHDMPRFLSIVSDSKKLDLALVLLMTLRGVPCLFYGTEQYLHNNTDGGEDPYNRPMMECWDQNSRPYQLISRLVQLRRTNQSLTMGNHQQRYVDQSLYAFSRHYRDSHVLVILNQGSATQISLNETGLPNGLHTCKLTGEVLEQKNGLINNVAMPEYSARVFSVEGLRVQGQVVGVFQLNGYHSQPGQRIAITGSCPELGEWDHSLSYGMEYVNSNTWIAEVAFNASAGVSIAFKFVVMNQNRAEVIENIVSRNQLLPNQGRIKLDCIWNDD
- a CDS encoding PP2C family protein-serine/threonine phosphatase → MAPINQRPQRSDTSWVTDKPIIKNLDLNKIRARTLAGPKSLRSQLIVSIWAGLAVILIPINIATDIHYTKKATLETQKLLVEQGSFVYFGITKWRESTKQLLEILSFAPPIRKLDQDETEQIFDRLNILFPYRSWRLWSRDGDLLVGTNVTKPVTRKYAFSRSYFLKSRQGEPAYGIYQNCIIGQPCYVESVPVYAPGVSSVSTSSSIPSGVLSIAIGLSDTPKDSGLGLVFNQIVKIMDSDGKDSGALDAHWNTPISLQNNDFTGLEVMMVSRDGYVIFPESSVNDKVSLQTPAEISKGPWGPFVKVALHAGVRGNFGETESEGRDYFVYSKKIDSQWSMVAITDKESSYATVRHQIMEQLAYQLITLLGATIVIALVCRKAAEPIQLAASTIKEFSSGNFEARIATIRKDEIGKLFEDINQTGYNLRRLLTSQLEHAVTDQQIQTATNIQKSFVIEDLPSSEHVELAADFDPAYDIGADWYDAVDSGDITYVVIADVCDKGIASALFMSVFRSLIRYSLLDEDKELAYQGLERSLDDAITQVNNYMATNHAGSSMFATLFLGAFEKSKNQLSYVCAGHESPIIVRELGVLDELKTTGPAIGIFDGAKYEVNTTDLQPGQLLFTYTDGLVDSRSPSDKSFGLEGVKGVLANVDPKETTAKSLLDQMTETVSQHRADAEQFDDLTMLVMKIK
- a CDS encoding pirin family protein, whose translation is MTTTASDLVFRPAAERFHSQLDWLDSWHSFSFSSHYDPAWIGYGPLRVINDDTIAAGRGFGMHPHRDMEIVTVMVEGQLNHRDSMGHAEVLRAGEVQRMSAGTGVVHSEVNEGDQPCRLLQIWIEPSSAGIAPAYGQKLFVIGNGWTPLLDPGQAKGAMAINRPVRLWRAQPDAGETLSLAIESGNQGWIQLIDGAGTADHHALQQGDGLGFNAGQFQTFTAGTGGADLLLFDLR